From the genome of Streptomyces sp. V1I1, one region includes:
- a CDS encoding L,D-transpeptidase family protein: MASSTSRPPRRRPSAPFGNRQTTTFINPGLNRLGIPAAVLALSVTLTGCGDLHSGTADDTSSAAVGALDAPGAASGAPGTTQPKPRPTPADTEATAVSVPAQLPGLGPQTLAEIPKNARQVVLVTGRGKDSPKSQVVLYRRTSAGWEPGATWPAHNALKGWADDHHAGDLHSPIGVFTLTDAGGLLADPGTKLPYDQSRGFTIGGTGFEGEPLAGSFDYVVAINYNRKAGATPRDWTRPLGADKGGGIWLHVDHGGPTQGCVSLAQKHMKELLLTLDPDQHPVIVMGDADSLKR, encoded by the coding sequence ATGGCCTCATCAACCAGTCGCCCCCCGCGACGGCGTCCCTCTGCGCCCTTTGGGAACCGTCAAACGACCACCTTCATAAACCCGGGCCTGAACCGTCTGGGAATACCGGCCGCTGTCCTGGCCCTGTCCGTAACCCTCACCGGATGCGGGGACCTGCACTCAGGAACAGCTGACGACACCTCGTCGGCGGCCGTCGGTGCGCTCGACGCACCAGGGGCGGCGTCCGGCGCCCCCGGCACGACCCAGCCCAAGCCCCGGCCGACACCTGCGGACACCGAAGCGACCGCCGTATCGGTCCCCGCGCAGCTGCCGGGCCTCGGCCCCCAGACGCTGGCCGAAATCCCTAAGAACGCGCGCCAAGTTGTCCTGGTCACCGGCCGCGGCAAGGACTCCCCGAAGTCGCAGGTGGTGCTCTATCGGCGCACGAGCGCGGGCTGGGAGCCGGGAGCCACCTGGCCGGCGCACAACGCTCTCAAGGGCTGGGCGGACGACCACCACGCCGGCGATCTCCACTCTCCCATCGGCGTGTTCACCCTTACCGATGCCGGCGGGCTGCTCGCCGATCCCGGCACCAAGCTGCCGTACGATCAGTCACGGGGCTTCACCATCGGCGGCACGGGCTTCGAGGGCGAGCCGCTCGCCGGCTCCTTCGACTACGTCGTCGCGATCAACTACAACCGCAAAGCCGGAGCCACCCCCCGCGACTGGACCCGCCCGCTCGGCGCGGACAAGGGCGGCGGCATCTGGCTGCACGTCGACCACGGGGGGCCCACGCAGGGCTGCGTGAGCCTGGCGCAGAAGCACATGAAGGAACTGCTGCTCACGCTCGATCCCGACCAGCACCCGGTGATCGTCATGGGAGACGCCGACTCCCTCAAACGCTGA
- a CDS encoding Ig-like domain-containing protein, producing the protein MHRTRPAPALAVLSISLCLLAGCSTAPGDANDRAKAPPADAQATVTPRIHLNAADGQRHVSVERGGRVTVEAGRITKVTLTTAAGRTVGGELTPDKRTWAPDAALGHGTAYRLTVVAANDDGREETKRIAFTTLAETDRFTGTFTPNNGSTVGVGMPVSFTFDKAITDKKAVEAAIEVSPSSGQPVVGHWFGTQRLDFRPQHYWKAHSTVTVGIRLDGVKGAEGAYGEQNKTLRFTVGRSQVSTVDASAHRMTVVRDGKALKTIPITAGAKNSPTWNGQMVISQKLITTRMDGATVGFAGEYDIPDVPHAMRLSTSGTFIHGNYWGADAVFGRSNISHGCVGLNDARGGDDPGQDGAWFYDHSLVGDVVVVQNSNDKTIAPDNGLNGWNMPWNQWKAGSAR; encoded by the coding sequence ATGCACCGCACCCGCCCCGCCCCTGCCCTCGCCGTCCTGTCGATTTCGCTATGCCTTCTTGCCGGGTGCAGCACTGCCCCAGGAGACGCGAACGACCGCGCGAAGGCCCCGCCGGCCGATGCCCAGGCCACGGTCACGCCGCGCATACACCTGAACGCCGCCGACGGACAAAGGCATGTCTCCGTCGAACGCGGCGGCCGAGTCACGGTCGAGGCGGGCAGGATCACCAAGGTGACCCTCACCACCGCGGCCGGCCGGACCGTTGGCGGCGAACTCACCCCGGACAAAAGGACCTGGGCACCCGATGCCGCCCTCGGCCATGGCACCGCCTACCGGCTGACCGTGGTGGCCGCCAACGACGACGGACGCGAGGAGACGAAGAGGATCGCGTTCACGACCCTCGCCGAAACCGACCGCTTCACCGGCACGTTCACCCCCAACAACGGATCCACCGTCGGTGTGGGGATGCCTGTCTCGTTCACCTTCGACAAAGCGATCACCGACAAGAAGGCAGTCGAGGCCGCCATCGAGGTCAGCCCCAGCAGCGGACAGCCCGTCGTCGGCCATTGGTTCGGCACGCAGCGCCTCGATTTCCGTCCGCAGCACTACTGGAAGGCCCACTCCACCGTTACTGTCGGGATCCGCCTCGACGGGGTCAAAGGTGCCGAGGGCGCCTATGGCGAACAGAACAAGACCCTCCGGTTCACCGTCGGCCGCAGTCAGGTCTCTACCGTGGACGCTTCCGCGCACCGGATGACGGTTGTCCGCGACGGCAAGGCCCTGAAAACCATACCCATCACGGCCGGTGCCAAGAACTCGCCCACATGGAACGGCCAGATGGTGATTTCGCAGAAGCTGATCACCACGCGGATGGACGGAGCCACGGTGGGTTTCGCCGGCGAGTACGACATCCCCGATGTTCCGCACGCCATGCGTCTGTCCACCTCGGGCACGTTCATCCACGGCAACTACTGGGGTGCCGACGCGGTGTTCGGGCGGTCCAACATCAGCCACGGCTGCGTGGGACTGAACGACGCCCGGGGCGGCGACGACCCCGGTCAGGACGGCGCCTGGTTCTACGACCACTCCCTCGTCGGTGACGTGGTCGTGGTGCAGAACTCGAACGACAAAACGATTGCCCCCGACAACGGTCTCAACGGCTGGAACATGCCGTGGAATCAGTGGAAGGCGGGCTCCGCACGCTGA
- a CDS encoding response regulator transcription factor — MCAHILVAEDDEMQAKLIRRLLLQEGHTAVVVHDGRAAIDEAKSRRPDLVVLDLMLPRVDGFGVCRVLRQDGDVPVLMLTARSTEEDVLLGLELGADDYMTKPYSPRELMARIRTVLRRSMRPAGNSPLLRAGCITVDPVRHLVTCGGTPVTCTPGEFAILHAMTAEPDRVFSRRQLLQYTRGHDRASTERAIDVHIMNLRKKIEPDPRRPVRLLTVFGVGYKLVDGRHDA, encoded by the coding sequence GTGTGCGCACATATTCTGGTGGCGGAAGACGATGAAATGCAGGCCAAGCTCATACGCCGGCTGCTGCTTCAAGAGGGTCACACCGCCGTCGTGGTCCACGACGGCCGGGCCGCGATCGACGAGGCCAAGAGCCGCAGACCCGATCTGGTCGTCCTGGACCTGATGCTGCCCAGGGTCGACGGTTTCGGCGTGTGCCGCGTGCTGCGCCAGGACGGGGACGTACCCGTTCTCATGCTCACCGCCCGCTCCACCGAAGAAGACGTGCTGCTCGGCCTCGAACTCGGCGCGGACGACTACATGACCAAGCCGTACAGCCCACGGGAGCTGATGGCCCGCATACGCACCGTGCTGCGCCGTTCCATGCGCCCCGCGGGGAACTCCCCTTTGCTGCGCGCGGGCTGCATCACTGTCGATCCCGTACGGCACCTGGTGACCTGTGGCGGCACCCCCGTTACGTGCACCCCCGGCGAATTCGCCATCCTCCACGCCATGACCGCAGAACCCGACCGGGTGTTCTCGCGCCGTCAACTGCTGCAGTACACCCGTGGCCACGACCGCGCCTCCACCGAACGCGCCATCGACGTACACATCATGAACCTGCGCAAGAAGATCGAACCCGACCCGCGCAGGCCGGTGCGGCTGCTGACGGTCTTCGGCGTCGGCTACAAGCTCGTCGACGGCCGCCATGACGCCTAG
- a CDS encoding ABC transporter ATP-binding protein, producing MSTVIGNGGFAEESAIEAYGLGKRYRRGWALQDCSFRLPAGRVCGLVGPNGAGKTTLMGMAVNLLKPTTGTVRVFGADPGSEEANRRTAFLAQEKPLFRRFTVAEILRLGRELNARWDQKTAEEIVRSGNVPFTARIGTLSGGQRTRVAFALAFGRRPDLLILDEPMSDLDPLVRHELMSVLMAEAAEHGTTVLMSSHLLADLENICDYLIVIASGGVRLAGDVDELLTAHTLLTGAHTGEGVPQDLARHTVVESRVSGRQVTALVRPDGPVAGAWEAETPNLEEVLLAYLRSPDTPPLISPSAHADPKAVAA from the coding sequence GTGAGTACGGTCATAGGCAATGGGGGGTTCGCGGAGGAATCCGCGATCGAGGCGTACGGACTGGGGAAGCGGTACCGGCGCGGCTGGGCGCTCCAGGACTGCTCGTTCCGGCTGCCGGCCGGGCGGGTCTGCGGGCTCGTCGGCCCGAACGGCGCTGGCAAGACCACGCTGATGGGGATGGCGGTAAACCTGCTGAAGCCGACGACGGGCACCGTCCGGGTGTTCGGCGCGGACCCGGGGTCTGAGGAGGCCAACCGGCGCACCGCCTTCCTCGCCCAGGAGAAGCCGCTGTTCCGGCGGTTCACCGTCGCCGAGATCCTGCGCCTGGGCCGGGAGCTGAACGCCCGCTGGGACCAGAAGACCGCCGAGGAGATCGTCCGTTCCGGCAATGTGCCCTTCACCGCCCGGATCGGCACCCTCTCCGGCGGGCAGCGAACCCGCGTGGCCTTCGCCCTCGCCTTCGGCAGGCGTCCCGACCTGCTCATCCTCGACGAGCCCATGTCCGACCTCGACCCGTTGGTACGCCACGAACTCATGTCCGTCCTCATGGCCGAGGCCGCCGAGCACGGCACCACCGTGCTGATGTCCTCCCACCTGCTCGCCGACCTGGAGAACATCTGCGACTACCTCATCGTCATCGCCTCGGGCGGCGTCCGCCTGGCCGGCGACGTCGACGAGCTCCTCACCGCCCACACCCTGCTCACGGGGGCCCACACGGGTGAGGGCGTACCACAGGACCTCGCTCGGCACACGGTCGTCGAATCCCGCGTCAGCGGTCGGCAGGTCACCGCACTCGTCCGGCCCGATGGACCGGTCGCCGGCGCCTGGGAGGCCGAGACCCCCAACCTCGAAGAGGTCCTCCTCGCCTACCTCCGCTCCCCCGACACACCACCCCTGATCAGCCCCAGCGCCCACGCCGACCCGAAGGCGGTTGCAGCATGA
- a CDS encoding GntR family transcriptional regulator — MEFRIDRRSGIAAYQQIILQTKQALRLGVLLPGDRLPTAKEVAETSAVNPNTTLKAYRELEREGLVEPRPGLGTFVLRSLAQPQAAANSPLRGELVAWMDRARAAGLERDDVTALVASVLEERYAASDATTAGSSHSGESKELK, encoded by the coding sequence ATCGAGTTCCGTATCGACAGACGGAGCGGGATCGCCGCCTACCAGCAGATCATCCTGCAGACCAAGCAGGCCCTGCGGCTTGGCGTTCTCCTGCCCGGTGACCGACTGCCGACGGCCAAGGAGGTCGCGGAGACCAGCGCGGTCAACCCGAACACGACCCTCAAGGCTTACCGGGAGCTGGAGCGGGAGGGACTGGTCGAACCGCGCCCCGGCCTGGGGACGTTCGTACTCCGGTCACTGGCCCAGCCTCAGGCTGCCGCCAACTCCCCGCTGCGCGGAGAGCTGGTGGCGTGGATGGACCGGGCCCGCGCGGCGGGTCTCGAGCGGGACGACGTGACTGCCCTGGTCGCGTCGGTCCTGGAGGAGCGGTACGCCGCGAGCGACGCGACGACCGCCGGAAGCAGTCACAGCGGTGAAAGCAAGGAGCTCAAGTGA
- a CDS encoding cell wall metabolism sensor histidine kinase WalK, producing MTPSPRIPWRKSLLVRLVLTSMAITVVSVGATSWLAVETTTRAIQEERGQVLSDDTDILRQVSGFAATHTDWNGVQTLVRTLSHTMGRRIALTTETGYPIADSAAPSTALPARASATVEPLNTDTYTEPGAQLAGIDPRAVGPYLLPAAERAQVKTLAEKRLACMRRYGSGGSSRQSPSGRTVITPDDGEASVPLQCADGELNTATRTEQKALDELNALIASCPGLEQWRGIPVAGAGIDLVPGSNTPASDNARRLGGSQRTQSCVDSARRTQLDPYVAPRARLYLGSLGQQPAGFNLSPANKAKIVGVTGLVLVITVAMTAVVAIRLVRPLRALTAAAQQPPQRHARVAVTTKDETGYLAAAFNDLTARREQLESQRKAMVSDIAHELRTPLTNIRGWLEVTRDGLLAPDPDLIASLHDEALLLQHIIDDLQDLAAVDSGTLSLHREPVGVDELVAQVVSAHSTRAEASGIRLCTRTDPGLWLEADPVRMRQALGNLLANALRHTPEKGTVTLTAKQTGDLAVLTVEDTGGGIAPEDLPHVFERFWRAEKSRSRRTGGSGLGLSIVRQLVEAHGGTVTADSEPGAGAVFTIRLPRGTEPERLSP from the coding sequence ATGACGCCTAGTCCTCGTATTCCCTGGCGCAAGAGCCTGCTGGTACGGCTTGTGCTCACCTCCATGGCGATCACCGTCGTCTCCGTGGGCGCCACGTCCTGGCTGGCCGTGGAGACCACCACGCGTGCCATCCAGGAGGAGCGCGGTCAGGTTCTCTCCGACGACACCGACATCCTGCGGCAGGTCAGCGGCTTCGCCGCGACCCACACCGACTGGAACGGCGTGCAGACCTTGGTGCGTACGCTGTCACACACCATGGGCCGGCGCATCGCCCTGACGACCGAGACCGGATACCCCATCGCCGACTCCGCCGCCCCGAGTACCGCCCTGCCCGCCCGCGCCTCGGCCACCGTCGAACCGCTGAACACCGACACGTACACCGAACCGGGGGCCCAGCTCGCCGGGATCGACCCGCGGGCGGTGGGACCGTATCTTCTCCCCGCGGCCGAACGGGCACAGGTAAAGACGCTCGCCGAGAAGCGCCTGGCGTGTATGCGGCGGTACGGAAGCGGCGGCAGCAGCCGCCAGAGCCCGAGCGGCCGCACGGTGATCACACCCGACGACGGGGAGGCATCCGTGCCATTGCAGTGCGCCGACGGAGAACTCAACACGGCCACTCGCACGGAGCAGAAGGCACTGGACGAACTCAACGCCCTGATCGCTTCCTGCCCCGGTCTCGAGCAGTGGCGAGGAATCCCGGTGGCCGGGGCAGGCATCGACTTGGTTCCCGGCTCCAACACCCCGGCGAGCGACAACGCCCGCCGGCTTGGTGGCAGCCAGCGGACGCAGAGCTGTGTCGACAGCGCGCGCCGCACACAACTCGACCCGTACGTCGCGCCAAGGGCCAGACTCTATCTGGGCAGCCTTGGCCAGCAGCCCGCAGGTTTCAACCTCTCCCCCGCCAACAAAGCCAAGATCGTCGGCGTCACGGGGCTCGTCCTGGTCATCACCGTCGCCATGACCGCAGTCGTCGCGATCCGCCTCGTCCGTCCCCTGCGAGCGCTGACGGCCGCAGCCCAGCAGCCACCGCAGCGGCACGCGCGCGTTGCCGTCACCACCAAGGACGAGACCGGTTACCTCGCCGCCGCCTTCAACGATCTCACCGCGCGCCGTGAACAGTTGGAGTCCCAGCGCAAGGCCATGGTCAGCGACATCGCCCACGAGCTACGGACCCCGCTGACCAATATCCGCGGCTGGCTGGAAGTCACCCGCGACGGGCTGCTCGCCCCGGACCCGGACCTCATAGCTTCCCTGCACGACGAAGCGCTGCTGCTGCAACACATCATCGACGATCTGCAGGACCTCGCGGCCGTCGACTCCGGCACCCTGAGCCTGCACCGCGAGCCGGTGGGCGTGGACGAACTCGTCGCCCAGGTAGTGTCCGCCCACAGCACCCGCGCCGAGGCCTCGGGCATCCGCCTGTGCACCCGCACCGACCCCGGTCTCTGGCTGGAGGCCGACCCCGTGAGGATGCGCCAGGCGCTGGGGAATCTCCTTGCCAACGCGCTCCGGCACACCCCGGAGAAAGGCACGGTCACGCTCACCGCCAAGCAGACCGGTGACCTGGCCGTGCTCACGGTGGAGGACACGGGCGGCGGCATCGCGCCCGAGGACCTGCCTCATGTCTTCGAGCGTTTCTGGCGGGCCGAGAAGTCGCGGAGCAGACGCACCGGCGGCAGCGGACTGGGCCTGTCCATCGTCCGCCAGCTCGTCGAGGCACACGGTGGAACCGTTACCGCCGACAGCGAGCCCGGCGCCGGGGCGGTGTTCACCATCCGGCTTCCCCGCGGAACGGAGCCTGAGCGCCTCTCGCCATGA